The following are from one region of the Cyanobium gracile PCC 6307 genome:
- a CDS encoding protein adenylyltransferase SelO, giving the protein MPMSTRPNPLLGLPFEGPLEDLGPEYWDVVEAATFSLTRLRFRNDPLLHQLGLDVASVSDDDLEAAYGRFEGRTPLLALRYHGHQFGTYNPLLGDGRGFLYGQLRDRHGQLQDLGTKGSGTTPWSRGGDGRLTLKGGVREVIASEALQRLGVTTSRTLALIETGEDLWRSDEPSPTRSSVMVRVARTHLRFGTCERLLFRRQPAQLERLLRHVVACYYPHLAASHGDGEPWLVAFYAELVHRVARLAAEWMAAGFTHGVLNTDNMSLAGESFDYGPFAFLETWDPGFTAAYFDHDGLYAYGRQPLVCRHNLRLLQEPLAMLLPRAPMEAALEPFGEVYDAHFRRCLLRRLGIDAPISAEAAADLPDPLSATLRLLAGWPVPYGAFFAALAGRVRAGGLPATAEELEPFVAGAPAPPRAEWLAWRDCWWHRCQAVAARQGTTAEAAIAAGLQRWNLPETPVRPVIERIWAAIDEADDWRPLQTWLVQTL; this is encoded by the coding sequence ATGCCCATGTCCACCCGCCCCAATCCGCTGCTGGGGCTGCCCTTCGAGGGGCCCCTCGAGGATCTCGGGCCTGAGTACTGGGACGTGGTGGAGGCGGCGACCTTCTCGCTCACGCGCCTGCGGTTCCGCAACGACCCCCTGCTGCACCAGCTGGGTCTGGACGTGGCCAGCGTCAGCGACGACGACCTGGAGGCGGCCTACGGGCGATTCGAGGGCCGCACCCCCCTGCTGGCCCTCCGCTACCACGGCCATCAGTTCGGCACCTACAACCCCCTGCTGGGGGACGGCCGCGGGTTCCTCTACGGCCAGCTGCGCGATCGCCACGGCCAGCTCCAGGACCTGGGCACCAAGGGATCAGGCACCACCCCCTGGAGCCGGGGCGGTGATGGCCGCCTCACCCTCAAGGGCGGGGTGCGGGAGGTGATCGCCAGCGAGGCCCTGCAGCGCCTCGGCGTCACCACCAGCCGCACCCTGGCGTTGATCGAGACCGGTGAAGACCTCTGGCGCAGCGATGAGCCCTCCCCCACCCGCAGTTCGGTGATGGTGCGCGTGGCCCGCACCCACCTGCGTTTCGGCACCTGCGAGAGGCTGCTGTTCCGGCGTCAGCCGGCCCAGCTGGAGCGGCTGCTGCGGCACGTGGTGGCCTGCTATTACCCGCACCTGGCGGCGAGCCACGGCGACGGCGAGCCGTGGCTGGTGGCCTTCTACGCCGAGCTGGTGCACCGGGTGGCGCGGCTGGCGGCCGAATGGATGGCGGCGGGCTTCACCCACGGGGTGCTCAACACCGACAACATGTCCCTGGCCGGCGAGAGCTTCGACTACGGCCCCTTCGCCTTCCTCGAAACCTGGGATCCGGGCTTCACCGCCGCCTATTTCGACCACGACGGCCTCTATGCCTACGGCCGCCAGCCGCTCGTCTGCCGGCACAACCTGCGGCTCCTGCAGGAGCCCCTGGCGATGCTGCTGCCCCGGGCGCCCATGGAGGCGGCGCTGGAGCCATTCGGCGAGGTCTACGACGCCCACTTCCGCCGTTGCCTGCTCCGCCGCCTCGGCATCGACGCCCCCATCAGCGCCGAGGCGGCCGCCGATCTCCCCGATCCGCTGTCCGCCACCCTGCGGCTGCTGGCGGGCTGGCCCGTTCCCTATGGCGCCTTCTTCGCCGCCCTGGCCGGGCGCGTCCGGGCGGGCGGGCTGCCGGCCACGGCCGAGGAGCTGGAGCCCTTCGTGGCTGGGGCCCCGGCGCCACCCCGGGCCGAATGGCTCGCCTGGCGGGATTGCTGGTGGCACCGGTGCCAGGCCGTGGCGGCCCGGCAGGGCACCACCGCGGAGGCGGCCATCGCCGCCGGCCTGCAGCGCTGGAACCTGCCGGAGACGCCGGTGCGGCCCGTGATCGAGCGGATCTGGGCGGCCATCGACGAAGCGGACGACTGGAGGCCGCTGCAGACGTGGCTGGTGCAGACGCTGTGA